GACATCGTGGCCGGGAGTTGAGCCGTCCTGCTCGCCGGATGGCTGACCGAATCCTCGCGGCTGGCGCCTGCCCTAGCCCTCGCCGGACTGCGCGCCGGCGCTGCCGGCCGCGACGGCCTCGCGGGCCTTGCGGGCGAGCCGCTTCGACTCCTGGCCCATGGCGCTCAGGCGCTCCATGAGCTGCTCGCGGCGCGACTCGAGGGCGCGAATCTGCACCTCGACGGTCTCCAGGGCCTCGCCGCGCAGCTTCTTCGCGCGCTCCGCCAGGTCCTCCAGCGCGCCCTCGACCTCCGAGACCGCCTTCTGCACCTCCTTGCGCGCGCGCCGCATCGGCCCGGCGCGCTTGCGGCGCAGGAGGCGGGAGGCGACGAGAACGGCGAGAACGAGTCCACCGACGACGATGATGTAACGCATAGCTTTAGTCCTCCGTGGCGGGCTGATGAGGTCCGAAACAGCCCCAGCGGGTGGGCATCTGTGACTAGTTTACGCTTCGCGGCGCCCGGTCAGACATGAGCCGATCCGCCCCTCCGAGGGCAGCTGGTCCCCGCAAGCGCCTGCAGGCCCTCAGAACTCGCGCTCGAGGATGAAGGCCGTGAGCTCGTCGAACATGAAGCGGGCGGAGGGAGGGATGGCAGTCTGCGCCAGGGCGGCCATGGCCTTCGCCCGGTGGTCCTCGGCCAGGCCCTGGGCGAAATAGCGCGCGTTCCAGCGCTGGAGCACGTCGAGCACGTCGTCGATGTCGCTCTCTTCGATCTCCGGCTTCGAGTAGGCGTTGCGGAGGATGTCGCGGTCGGGCCCCACGACCTGCTGGAAGGCGTGCACGACAGGCAACGACTTCTTGCGCTTGGCGATGTCGGCGCCGACCGGCTTGCCGGTAGCCGTGCCTTCGCCCCAGATGCCGAGGATGTCGTCCCGGATCTGGAAGGCCAGGCCCAACTCGCGGCCGAAGCGAGCGAGCTTCTCGGCCTCGCCGCTGCCCGCGCCGGCCATGATGGCGCCTGTCGCGAGCGCGGCGGCGAAGAGGGCGCCGGTCTTGCGTGAGATCATCGCCGTGTACTCGGCGAGGCTGACGTCGCCGCGCTGCTCGAACGTGAGGTCCATGTGCTGGCCTTCGATCAT
The DNA window shown above is from Dehalococcoidia bacterium and carries:
- a CDS encoding polyprenyl synthetase family protein, which encodes MDAPDFLSRYRAEVENEVARVVPSGPSPLYEMVRYQLGWTDAGRPMLGKCIRPSLCLFAAETLGGSAAEALPVAVGIELLHNFSLVHDDIEDGDELRHHRPTVWKVYGRRAAVMAGMALWTLAYRTLEMAADRGAPPERVREARRTVALACNEMIEGQHMDLTFEQRGDVSLAEYTAMISRKTGALFAAALATGAIMAGAGSGEAEKLARFGRELGLAFQIRDDILGIWGEGTATGKPVGADIAKRKKSLPVVHAFQQVVGPDRDILRNAYSKPEIEESDIDDVLDVLQRWNARYFAQGLAEDHRAKAMAALAQTAIPPSARFMFDELTAFILEREF